One Loxodonta africana isolate mLoxAfr1 chromosome 4, mLoxAfr1.hap2, whole genome shotgun sequence genomic region harbors:
- the ACVRL1 gene encoding serine/threonine-protein kinase receptor R3 — protein sequence MALGAPRRGLLLLLMALGLTQSDPVRPYRGPLVTCTCENPHCRGPTCQGAWCTVVLVREEGRHPQEHRGCGNLHPELCNGRPTEFVNHYCCYSPLCNYNVSLVLEATRTPSEQPGVDGQLPLVLGPVLALLALVALGALGLWHVRRRQEKHRGLHSELGESSIILKASEQGDSMLGDLLDSDCTTGSGSGLPFLVQRTVARQVALVECVGKGRYGEVWRGLWHGESVAVKIFSSRDEQSWFRETEIYNTVLLRHDNILGFIASDMTSRNSSTQLWLITHYHEHGSLYDFLQRQTLEPQLALKLAVSAACGLAHLHVEIFGTQGKPAIAHRDLKSRNVLVKSNLQCCIADLGLAVMHSQGSDYLDIGNNPRVGTKRYMAPEVLDEQIRTDCFESYKWTDIWAFGLVLWEITRRTIINGIVEDYRPPFYDAVPNDPSFEDMKKVVCVDQQTPTIPNRLAADPVLSGLAQMMRECWYTNPSARLTALRIKKTLQKLSNSPEEPKVIH from the exons ATGGCCTTGGGCGCCCCCAGGAGGGGCCTTCTGTTGCTGCTGATGGCCTTGGGCCTGACCCAGA GCGACCCTGTGAGGCCCTATCGGGGACCGCTGGTGACCTGCACGTGTGAGAACCCACATTGCAGGGGGCCTACCTGCCAGGGGGCCTGGTGCACAGTAGTGCTGGTGCGGGAGGAGGGCAGGCACCCCCAGGAACATCGGGGCTGCGGGAACCTGCACCCGGAGCTCTGCAATGGGCGCCCCACTGAGTTCGTCAACCACTACTGCTGCTACAGCCCTCTCTGCAACTACAACGTGTCCCTGGTGCTGGAGG CCACCCGAACCCCTTCGGAGCAGCCTGGAGTAGATGGCCAGCTACCTCTGGTCCTGGGCCCTGTGCTGGCTTTACTGGCCCTGGTGGCCCTGGGTGCCCTAGGCTTGTGGCATGTCCGGCGGAGGCAGGAGAAGCATCGGGGCCTGCACAGTGAGCTGGGCGAGTCCAGCATCATCCTGAAGGCATCCGAGCAGGGGGACAGCATGCTCGGG GACCTGTTGGACAGTGACTGCACCACAGGAAGTGGCTCGGGGCTTCCCTTCTTGGTGCAGAGGACAGTGGCGCGGCAGGTCGCCCTGGTGGAGTGTGTAG GAAAGGGCCGCTATGGCGAGGTGTGGCGGGGCCTGTGGCACGGTGAGAGTGTGGCTGTCAAGATCTTCTCCTCCAGGGACGAGCAGTCCTGGTTCCGGGAGACCGAGATCTACAACACAGTGCTGCTCAGACACGACAACATCCTAG GCTTCATCGCCTCAGACATGACCTCCCGCAACTCGAGCACGCAGCTGTGGCTCATCACACACTACCACGAACACGGCTCGCTCTACGACTTTCTGCAAAGGCAGACGCTGGAGCCCCAGCTGGCCCTGAAGCTAGCTGTGTCCGCGGCCTGCGGCCTGGCCCATCTGCACGTGGAAATCTTTGGCACACAGGGCAAACCGGCCATAGCCCACCGTGACCTCAAGAGCCGCAACGTGCTGGTCAAGAGCAACCTGCAGTGTTGCATCGCTGACCTGG GCCTGGCTGTGATGCACTCTCAGGGTAGCGACTACCTGGACATTGGCAACAACCCGCGAGTGGGCACCAAGCGGTACATGGCTCCTGAGGTGCTGGACGAGCAGATCCGCACTGACTGCTTCGAGTCCTACAAGTGGACCGACATCTGGGCCTTTGGCTTGGTGCTATGGGAGATCACCCGCCGGACCATCATCAATG GCATCGTGGAGGACTACAGACCACCCTTCTATGATGCAGTGCCCAATGACCCCAGCTTTGAGGACATGAAGAAGGTGGTATGCGTTGACCAGCAGACCCCCACCATCCCCAACCGGCTGGCTGCAGACCCG GTCCTGTCAGGCCTGGCTCAGATGATGCGGGAGTGCTGGTACACCAACCCCTCGGCCCGCCTCACTGCGCTGCGGATCAAGAAGACACTACAGAAACTGAGCAACAGTCCGGAAGAGCCCAAAGTGATTCACTAG